From the unidentified bacterial endosymbiont genome, one window contains:
- a CDS encoding carbohydrate porin: MKMKYIALLVSALCTTGTLAAKNTPGLEEKLAQLEARLESAENRATRAEAQIQALQKQQQTVVAKNPVMVESVEPVTAAAAPKLTLSGYGDIKFYGDVEYNMDAASKTGSLTSVKTSANKDWAPGNHERWDINGRLLLGFDGYRRMDNGNFAGFSVQPLADLTGKMNLDDAIFFFGTENDWKVKVGRFEAYDMFPLNQDTFVEYSGNTANDLYSDGYGYIYMMKEGRGRSDSGGNFLMSKTLDNWYFELNTLLEDGSSLFVDQQYHGTDLDVDKDVAYVRPVISWQEGDFSTAIAMESNLVNNAYGYRDTSGKWVDQSERTGYGFTMTWNGQKIDPEDGVVANLNTAYLDASDEKDFTAGVNALWHNLELGYIYAHNQIDNFNTANFDADCESDCWINDPGDYDIHTIHASYLFPNVMKMKNFNVYLGGYTSWVEAHPTDGKKRNDDRYGGRVRFKYYF; the protein is encoded by the coding sequence ATGAAGATGAAATATATTGCGCTGTTAGTAAGTGCGCTTTGTACTACGGGAACGCTCGCAGCAAAAAATACCCCAGGGCTGGAAGAGAAACTGGCGCAACTGGAAGCGCGCCTCGAAAGTGCGGAAAACCGCGCTACGCGAGCAGAGGCACAAATTCAGGCTTTACAGAAACAGCAGCAAACCGTGGTGGCTAAAAATCCCGTTATGGTTGAATCCGTAGAGCCGGTGACTGCCGCCGCAGCGCCGAAGCTGACGTTATCCGGCTATGGTGATATTAAGTTTTACGGCGATGTGGAATATAACATGGACGCCGCAAGTAAGACCGGAAGTCTGACCTCGGTGAAAACCTCGGCCAATAAGGACTGGGCGCCGGGAAATCATGAACGCTGGGACATTAACGGTCGCTTATTGCTGGGCTTTGACGGTTATCGGCGGATGGATAATGGCAACTTTGCGGGCTTCTCCGTGCAACCCCTGGCGGATTTAACCGGTAAAATGAACCTTGATGACGCCATATTCTTCTTTGGCACGGAAAACGACTGGAAGGTTAAAGTGGGCCGCTTTGAAGCGTACGATATGTTCCCGCTGAATCAGGATACCTTCGTGGAGTATTCCGGCAATACGGCTAACGATCTCTACAGCGATGGCTACGGCTATATCTATATGATGAAAGAGGGGCGTGGTCGTAGCGACAGCGGGGGGAACTTCCTGATGAGCAAAACGCTCGATAACTGGTATTTCGAGCTAAACACCCTGCTGGAGGATGGCAGTTCGCTGTTTGTGGACCAGCAATACCACGGTACCGATCTGGACGTAGATAAAGATGTTGCCTACGTTCGCCCGGTCATATCCTGGCAGGAGGGGGATTTTTCAACGGCGATCGCCATGGAGAGTAACCTCGTGAATAACGCCTATGGCTATCGCGATACGTCAGGCAAGTGGGTTGACCAGTCCGAGCGTACTGGTTATGGCTTTACCATGACCTGGAACGGGCAAAAGATCGATCCGGAAGATGGCGTTGTCGCCAACCTCAATACCGCGTATCTGGATGCCAGCGATGAGAAAGATTTCACCGCCGGGGTCAATGCGTTGTGGCATAATCTCGAATTGGGTTATATCTACGCTCACAACCAGATTGATAATTTCAATACCGCCAATTTCGATGCTGACTGCGAGAGTGACTGCTGGATAAACGATCCGGGAGATTATGATATCCATACCATCCATGCGTCATATCTGTTCCCGAACGTGATGAAGATGAAGAACTTCAATGTTTATCTCGGAGGCTATACGTCCTGGGTTGAAGCGCATCCTACTGACGGTAAAAAGCGAAACGATGATCGTTACGGCGGCCGCGTGCGCTTCAAGTATTATTTCTGA
- a CDS encoding glycoside-pentoside-hexuronide (GPH):cation symporter: MSVAEKIPVKEKIGYSLGDAASHIVFDSSVAILAYYYTDIYGLPPAVMGTMFLLVRLLDAITDPIMGAIADATSTRWGRFRPWLLAICVPFAVSCVLVYSIPDFTETGKIYYAVGAYIFMTLMYTAINIPYCSLGAALTSDPRENLSLQSWRFAITPVGGALGTALILPLADYFFPGDRATGIQVAMGIFGVIGCLMFVVCFLTTKERVQPIKEENLNIARDVKILFRNDQWRVLSIYNFMMLVAVVIRGGAVVYYVNTVLNKGADVISYFMLAGMVASMLGAGLAQPFGTRFCKVKLSFWINILNAALGLACFWLPLEFWLIPLIAHVLIQIVQGGNGAIQWSMITDANNYGEWKTQRRITGMNVAANIFVIKLGVAVGGAILGWVLAWFNYQTNSLLQSESAVQGVIFLFTLIPSLFYLFTAISIKFYKLTENVMNDVISDLNKGEFASS, encoded by the coding sequence ATGTCAGTCGCAGAAAAAATCCCCGTTAAAGAGAAAATAGGCTATAGCCTGGGAGACGCAGCAAGTCATATTGTATTTGATTCATCGGTTGCGATTCTGGCCTATTACTACACGGATATCTATGGATTACCGCCTGCGGTAATGGGAACAATGTTTCTCTTAGTCCGTTTATTAGACGCGATTACCGACCCAATCATGGGGGCGATAGCGGATGCCACCTCAACACGCTGGGGGCGGTTCCGTCCCTGGTTATTAGCGATATGCGTTCCCTTCGCGGTGAGCTGTGTGCTGGTCTATTCTATTCCTGATTTTACTGAAACCGGGAAAATCTATTATGCCGTCGGGGCTTATATTTTTATGACCCTGATGTATACCGCTATCAATATTCCGTACTGCTCTCTCGGCGCGGCATTGACTTCCGATCCGCGTGAAAATCTCTCCCTGCAGTCCTGGCGATTTGCTATTACGCCTGTTGGCGGCGCGCTGGGTACGGCGCTTATTCTGCCGCTGGCGGACTACTTCTTCCCGGGGGACCGCGCCACCGGTATTCAGGTGGCAATGGGTATCTTCGGCGTGATTGGCTGCCTGATGTTTGTTGTCTGCTTCCTGACCACCAAAGAGCGCGTGCAGCCCATCAAGGAAGAAAACCTGAACATTGCCCGAGACGTTAAAATCCTCTTTCGCAACGACCAGTGGCGCGTACTGTCAATTTACAACTTTATGATGCTGGTGGCGGTGGTGATCCGCGGAGGCGCAGTGGTCTATTACGTGAATACCGTGCTCAATAAAGGCGCCGATGTTATTTCATACTTCATGCTGGCAGGGATGGTGGCCTCTATGCTGGGCGCCGGGCTTGCCCAGCCGTTTGGCACGCGGTTTTGTAAGGTTAAACTCTCGTTTTGGATCAATATTCTTAATGCGGCATTGGGGCTGGCTTGCTTCTGGCTGCCGCTGGAGTTCTGGCTCATTCCACTGATCGCCCATGTTCTGATTCAGATAGTGCAGGGCGGTAATGGGGCAATACAGTGGTCGATGATCACCGATGCAAATAATTATGGTGAATGGAAAACCCAGCGTCGAATAACTGGAATGAATGTAGCAGCCAATATCTTCGTCATTAAATTAGGGGTTGCTGTAGGCGGAGCCATTTTAGGATGGGTATTGGCCTGGTTTAATTATCAAACCAATAGTCTGCTGCAATCTGAATCGGCCGTACAGGGCGTCATTTTTCTGTTCACGTTGATTCCCTCCCTGTTCTATTTATTTACCGCTATCTCGATTAAGTTTTATAAATTAACGGAAAACGTTATGAATGACGTGATCAGTGATTTAAACAAAGGCGAATTCGCAAGCTCTTAA